The nucleotide window GTCAACTAGAGGGGAGAATGAGGATGATTTCATTTACGGTTTACGGTGAACCTGTTGCCCAAGGAAGACCAAGAGCAAGTACAATTGCTGGTCGTGTGCGTATGTATGATCCAAAGAAGTCTCGAGACTTTAAGCAATATGTGAAGTTAGTTGCTGCTGAGCACAACCTGCGGGAACTGTTAGAAGGTCCTTTAATGCTAACGGTTCACATATACAAACCAACACTTAAAAGTTTTAGTAAGAAGAAAAAAGAAGCAGCTGAAAGAGGTCAAATTAGACCGATTACTAAACCAGACGTAGATAACTATGTAAAAGGGATCAAGGATGCGTGCAACAAGGTCCTGTGGAACGATGATAGTCAGATTGTTGAC belongs to Mangrovibacillus cuniculi and includes:
- a CDS encoding RusA family crossover junction endodeoxyribonuclease, yielding MISFTVYGEPVAQGRPRASTIAGRVRMYDPKKSRDFKQYVKLVAAEHNLRELLEGPLMLTVHIYKPTLKSFSKKKKEAAERGQIRPITKPDVDNYVKGIKDACNKVLWNDDSQIVDKMAQISYYKNFYFTAENGCQTHLQRMAERKAFTNYLGGVLEWQREKMLVTV